The genomic window AGAGATATGTTAGTTTGAAAGGATGAATGAACATATAAACACACACTCGTATATAGAAAAATTCTCATTAAGTCCTGTTTCATCACTATTTTTTGCCATTGCTTTTTTAGCCATTGGATATGGAATGATTTTGACTTATGTGGGAGTTTATCTAAAAGATTTAGGTTTAAATGATGCAGTAATTGGTTTGATTAATGCCTCATTTTTTCTAGGCGCCATTGGCTCCTCTATATTTAGTCAGAAAATTATATCCTCCGTCGGACATATCCGAAGTTTCGCTACCTTTGCTTCTTTGATGGTAATCTCTTTTTTAATTCAAGCTCTATTTTTTAACGAATATTTATGGGCACTTTTGCGTTTTATCTCTGGTTTTGCTTTTTATGCTTTGTTAATTATTATTGAAAGTTGGCTAAATGAAAAAAGTAGTCAAACTCATAGAGGAAAAATACTTGCTATTTACACAATTATTTTTTATTTAGCAACTGCTCTTGGACAACTTTTTTTAAATATTAAAGGTGATACGACTTATATAATTTTTATTTTAGGTTCTGTATTAATACTTTTTTCTGTTCTTTTTATCTCTATGACAAAAATAAAAGAGCCAATTTTAAAACCTTTTGAAAAATATAGTTTTCCAAAACTCTATAGTGTAGTTCCACTTGCTTTAACAGGTAGTTTCATCGGTGGATTTTTTGTTGGTGGATTTTTTACAATGATACCAATTTATCTTATGCAAAAATACTCTTCAATAGAAATTGTTTCAATATTTATGGCTTGTTCTA from Arcobacter venerupis includes these protein-coding regions:
- a CDS encoding MFS transporter yields the protein MNEHINTHSYIEKFSLSPVSSLFFAIAFLAIGYGMILTYVGVYLKDLGLNDAVIGLINASFFLGAIGSSIFSQKIISSVGHIRSFATFASLMVISFLIQALFFNEYLWALLRFISGFAFYALLIIIESWLNEKSSQTHRGKILAIYTIIFYLATALGQLFLNIKGDTTYIIFILGSVLILFSVLFISMTKIKEPILKPFEKYSFPKLYSVVPLALTGSFIGGFFVGGFFTMIPIYLMQKYSSIEIVSIFMACSILGGLISQWPIGLLSDKYGRRKLIAFNGFYICFICLLFLFSISSVIMICILGILLGFSIFSIYPLSLSRANDVVDENKDIVEISRSLLFTYGLGSFISPIFLGFGLYYYPEFIFIVFSILGIFIGFYSLSKKRIADDDMSVFVNIPVASGGTVVELDPRQDLEYKKENENEE